The DNA window ATGAACTACGACGCATGGTTCCAGTGCAGCGCAGGATGCGATGAGACCTATCCGCTTACAGAAGTTATCTATCGGTGCAAAAACTGTGGCGGACTGTTAGAGGTCCGGCACGATATGGACCTGTTAAAACAGCGGCGTGCTACTGAATGGAAGACCCTCTTTGAACAGCGCTACATGCGCACGCAATATCCGTATGGCAGCGGTGTCTGGGGGAAAAAGGAACTCGTCTGCCCAATCATTGATGATAATAACATCATTTCTATGTATGAGGGGGGGACCAATCTGTTCTGGGCAGAACGGCTCGGTAATCAACTCGGGGTGAGTGACCTGTGGATTAAACAGTGCGGTAACAGCCATACCGGCTCATTTAAAGACCTCGGGATGACCGTTTTGGTCTCAATGGTCAAACAAATCATGGCTGGGTCCGGAAATCTTCGCGCTGTCATGTGTGCATCAACTGGCGACACCTCCGCCGCTTTGGCAGCGTATGCATCTGCAGCCGGTATTCCAGCGGTCATCCTGTTACCGAAAGCGAAAGTTACACGTGAGCAACTTATTCAACCTATTGCGAATGGTGCCTTGACGCTTTCACTTGAGACAGATTTTGATGGATGTATGGAAATCGTTCAAAAACTCTCTGCGCGAAAAGATTTCTACCTCGCCAATTCTATCAACTCCCTCCGGATTGAAGGGCAGAAAACGATTAGCATTGAGATTGTGCAGCAGTTCGATTGGGAAGTGCCGGATTGGGTAATCATTCCCGGGGGAAACCTCGGCAATGTTTCCGCACTCGGACTCGGCTTTTTAATGATGCTGGAACTCGGTATCATTGACAAACTTCCGCGCATTGCTTGTGCCCAAGCAGAACGCGCGAATCCGCTGTATCGAAGCTATCAAACAGGATTCACAGAGTTTCATGCTATCACCGCACAAGCCACACAAGCCACAGCAATTCAGATTGGAAATCCGGTCTCTATTCACCGTGCTATCCGAACGTTACGACGGTTCGATGGTATTGTTGACCAAGCGACTGAGGAAGAACTGGCAGACGCTGCAGCGAGAGCCGATAGGACAGGTTTGTTCAATTGCCCGCACACCGGAGTGGCGTTGGCTGTTCTTATAAAAATGGTCGAGCGAAAACAGATCCGTCCAGATGACAGGGTTATCGTTATCTCTACAGCGAATGGACTCAAATTCCCAGATTTCAAGGGGGCATATCACGATATCACGCCTGGGGAACCCCCGCCTCGCTATCTAAATACGCCACTTGAATTGGAAGCAGACTATGAGAAGGTTCTGCAACAGATTTCCATGCACCTTGACGCATAACACATCGCTTACTTGATGTTATCCGTTGACAGTTTCAGCGAGGCCCGAACGGCTTGCCGCACCGTATCACAGATACGCAGGGCGTGTTGCATGTCCTCAGCAGTCGCTGAATCACCCGGATAGCGGGAATCTACCGCATACTCTGTGATTCTCTTAAAATCAGGCTGCCACTGCGACCAAGCAGGCAGCATCGGCACAATCAACACCAGCAATTCTTCAAGGTCATGCGTCCTGGGGACGGGAATGTCTGACTCCTGAAGCCATGCCTTGAGATATTTTTCAATACACTGTTGTGCATGGAAACAGATAGAATTGTGAAATGGGCGAGATGCCTGTCGCGCCAATTCTGCCATATCATAATCTTCTTCAGCCTTCTCTATCCACTCCAGCGTCAACGGATTCATGCAGTTCTGCTCCTTCTTGACAGCGTTTGACGTGCCTCGCCAGTTTCCTCTATTGTAATCCACATCGGATCCATAAAGAAAATCGCCTTTTTCAGTGATCTCTCGAAGGAACCAATCGTTATACGAGACGCGAGACGCTATTTCTTTCGGCGAACGCACCAAAAGATCCAAACTGAAGCGATCCGGAATACGTTGCTGGATTTCCACAGCCTTGCTGCGAAATTCCGATTTCGGGATATCCATGACAACAAGTATATCCACATCCGAGCCTTCGGTAGGCGTGCCGTAGGCATAGGAACCGAAGAGGATCACTTGTAGCGGCGTGAATTCGCGTACGATGTCGTCGCATGTCGCTTGAATAGCTTCCCGGGTAACCATGCATGCGTTCTCCTTTATCGAATTCCTATGAGAGTTTAGCATAGGTTCGGGCGCGGGGACAAGTTATTTTTCCATACCCTTTGATGAAAGGCGATCAGAATATACCAAGTTGTTGTCAAAACGACTGTATAATTCCTTCATATCGTTCAGGGTATCGTCGTAGATGGTGGTTTTGTGTTTACTCCAGACGTTCTGATGTGCATGACCACGATAAGCCGCGTATTCTGCAAATTTCCAGATTTTCATATTCTTTACCTCCCCTAACACCCTAACACCTTATTCGTCCGATGGCAGCACATGATCTAAAAAAAGCCAATTGCTATATTCAGCTCTACGATTGTCTACACCCATCTGAATTTTATGTTCTGTTTGGATATAAAATTGAGAGAACGCAGGTTTAGAGAAATGGCGAACAACTGCCTCTACGATTATAGCCTCATGGGGTGCTTCCCTATTACAATCAGGACACACGGAGTTCAACAGGTTGAAGACGACCAAATTTAGTAGTCATAAGATGATTCTCGCTTTGTATCAGTTCGGTTTGGAATAGAGACTGCGCCAAGCGGTGCGAAGGAAGTTCTCTATCAATTGCGCTGAGCAGAGTATAACACAAACCGCTTTGAGATGTCAAAGAGATTGCACATCTGCAGGTGTGAAGATACGCACACCTGCACGATTTCACACTCAACAAAACGCATACAACGCCTGTAGCACTTTCAGAGAATACCCTTTGGGATATTGTATTCAAAATCCTTTTTTTGTCAAATTTTTAATGTGAGAAAACCCAGTCGTTACAAGGGTTATCTGCGTAAATCGGGCGAGGTTCGGAAACCTCGCCAGCGGAGCTGGAGCGTTTTGATGTTTTTAAAATGTCTACCTATTTTTTCAATTCACCATAAAGGATCCTGAACAGACAACGAAACAACGATAAGAATTTGCAACAAATATACCAAATATGGTATAATTTAAATGTTGGCTCATAAGCATGTCAAAATTATAAGCAATAGGAGGAAATGCATGTCAGAATTGTATCAGCCTAAGCCTGAGCATAAGTTTACCTTTGGATTATGGACGGTCGGTAATCCCGGTCGCGATCCATTTGGTGATGTTGTCAGGCCCCCTTTGAAACCTACATATACAGTCCAAAAATTAAGCGAACTCGGCGCATACGGCGTTAATTTACATGACAACGACCTCGTCCCCTTTGATGCTTCAGCCGTTGAACGCGATAAAATTGTTAGCGAATTCAAGCAGGCACTCGCCGATCACGGTATGAAGGTGCCGATGGCAACAACAAATCTCTTCTACCATCCAATCTTTAAAGACGGAGCGTTTACCGCTAATGATCCGAAGGTGCGAGCATTCGCAATCCAGAAAACCTTGAACGCCATTGATCTCGGTGTTGAACTCGGCGCGACCGTTTATGTATTTTGGGGTGGGCGTGAAGGCTCCGAAGTAGATGCCTCTAAAAACGGACCCGATACCGTCAAGTGGAATCGGGAGGCGATGAACTACTTCACGCATTACGTCAAAGACCAAGGTTACGACCTCTGCTTCGCGCTTGAAGCAAAACCGAATGAACCCCGCGGCGACATCTACTTACCGACAACGGGACACATGCTCCACTTTATTGAGACGCTTGACCACCCAGAAATGGTCGGTGTGAACCCCGAATTTGCCCACGAAACGATGGCAGGTTTGAGTTTCATTCACGGTGTCGCACAAGCCTACGAATCGGGTAAACTCTTCCATATTGATCTCAACGACCAGAAAATGAGTCGTTTCGACCAAGACCTGCGTTTCGGTTCTGAAAATATCAAGAGTGCATTCTTCCTCGTCAAATTCCTTGAAGATGTGAACTGGGACGGCTCTCGTCACTTTGATGCCCACGCCTACAGAACTGAAGACGAACAAGGGGTCTGGGACTTTGCCGCAGGATGCATGCGAAGCTATCTGATTCTGAAAGAGAAAGCACGCCGTTTCAACGAAGATGCGGAAATTCAAGGGATTCTCGCTGAAATACAAGCACGCGATCCTGAACTCGAAGCACTCATGGCACATTACAACGCCGAGAGCGTCGGAAAACTCAGAAAGATTGATTTTGAACCCGATACCCTTGCACAAAAAGGACTCGGATACGAGAAATTGGATCAACTCACATTTGAGGTTTTAATGGGGATCAGGTAAGCCAAACTTTTACCTGCGGGTTTACGAGGGTGCGCGTGAAACTCCCGCCCCACTGGGAGTAATTGGCAGTCAGTTGTCGGTAAAGAGGTTTCATCTCACACGGGGTACTCCTAAAGATAGCCTCCAATCCCGTAGCTCGTAATGAAATGGAGAGCGGATTTAAGGAACGCATCCGATAGGTCTAACGCCCGTTGTTCCTCCGCAAGGTAAAATTTAAAAATGAATACGCTTATTATTGCGATCTTAAGCTTCATCGGTTTCATTGTTGCCTATCATACCTATGGCAAATGGTTGGCGAGAAAGATTTTCGGATTAGATGCCCAAGCCACAGTACCGAGTCAGGAGCTGCGAGATGATGTCGATTACGTTCCAACGAAAAAAGAGGTCATCTTTGGGCACCATTTCACGAGTATCGCGGGTACAGGTCCAATCGTAGGACCTGCCATTGCCGTTTTCTGGGGATGGCTACCGGCGTTGCTTTGGGTTGTCCTCGGCTCGGTTTTCATCGGTGCTGTCCATGACTTCGGGGCACTCGTTGTCTCCCTCCGTAACCGTGGGCAAAGTGTCGGCGAAGTTGCAGGGCGGATGATCGGTCCACGCGCGAAATTTCTCTTCCTTTTCGTCCTTTTTATGGGGTTGACCATTGTTCTTGCCATTTTTGGCTTGGTCATTGCCCTGATTTTCTCCTACTACCCTGAATCCGTCCTGTCCGTTTGGGTGGAAATTCCGCTCGCTGTTGCCATCGGTGTCTGGATCTATCGTAGGGGGGGCAATATTCTCATTCCCTCGATTGTCGCGCTCGGTATCATGTACATCGGGATGGCAGTTGGTGCGTATCTCCTACCGATCGATCTCTCGCAATGGTTCGGCATCCCCTTGCTCGGAAAAACTTACCTAAACGTTGTGGTGATCTGGACACTGGTGCTTTTCGTCTACTGCTTTATCGCCTCGGTATTACCCGTCTGGACGCTTCTGCAACCGCGTGATTTCATCAACAGCCATGAACTTGTATTAGCACTTCTCCTATTAGTGCTTGGACTTGCCGTTGCAGGTTTCACAGGCAGAGCGGATCTGACAGCCTCCGCGCCGGCTGTTGCCTCAGACATCCCACCCGATGCTCCACCGATTTGGCCCTTCCTCTTTATTACGATTGCGTGCGGTGCGGTCAGCGGTTTCCACTGTATGGTGAGTTCCGGGACTTCCAGTAAACAGGTCGCCTCCGAAGGCGACGCGCAATACGTCGGATACGGGGCGATGCTACTCGAGGGTGGACTTGCCGTTATCGTTATTCTTGCCTGCTGTGCTGGCATCGGTATGGGGATTTTCAACCGGACGGGGACTGGTGCAAACTATACCTTCCAACCGATTGTCAAGGCAGATAGCGCAACCCCTGTTACGAATCACGACGCCTGGAAAGCGCGCTACGCTATCAAAACGGAAACAAGTGCTGACGGGACGACTACGGTCGTCAGCGGTTGGGCAAGCCACGGACTCAAGGCGAAGGTGAGTGCGTTTGTGGACGGAGGTGGAAATTTCCTCGCCTCCCTCGGTATTCCGCTCAAGATGGGCATTGCGATTATGGCGGTTCTCGTTGCGAGTTTCGCCGCTACAACGTTAGACACAGCGACACGACTCCAACGGTATGTTATCTATGAACTGGCGCAAACGGTTAACTTCAAGCCGTTAACCAACCGTTATATAGCGACTGCGTTCGCGTTAGTGCTCGCCGCCGCAGTTGCGCTGCTACAGGGACCGAGTGGTCCTGGCAGTGGCGGTTTGACGCTCTGGCCCCTCTTCGGTGCGACAAATCAACTCTTAGCCGGATTAGCCTTCATGGTCATCGTTTTCTATCTCCTACGCCGCAACAAACCGATCTGGTTCGCACTCCTGCCGATGATCGTCATGCTCATCATGCCTGCATGGGCAATGCTCCACCAGATGTTCAATCCTGAAACAGGATGGCTTTTCACTGGCAAATATTTACTCTTCGGATTCGGTGTTGTCGTGGAGGCGTTACAGGTCTGGATGATCGCTGAAGGGGTCCTCGCGTGGCGACACGCCCGTGGCAACTACCCGGAACTTCCACCGTTGGAAAGTTTCGCCACCGATTGAAAATCAATCCTCGCATAATTTCTTCCATCAGCACTCTATACCAATTTTTCATCGCTTAAAACTTTAACAAAATTTAATTTGACTTTAATTTTGTTAAATGCTATCATATTATAAATGCCTTAAACCGCGTTTAAGTTTAAGGGAAGAAGGAATATGACAGATACACAAATTCCGAAGTGGCTGTCTGCCTTGAGTGAAGAAGAACTCCACTTCGTCAAACGATTTGTCTTAGCCTCCGGGTCGCTCAAGGACTTAGCAAAACAGTATAAAGTTTCATATCCAACCTTGAGAATCCGGTTGGATCGGCTTATAGACAAAATTAATATCGTTGATGACTCCGATGCGGAAAACCCGTTTTTATTGAAAATTCGGTTGCTGGTCGCGGAAGGTACGTTGACGCAAGCCGCCGCAAGGGCACTTATCAAGGCTTACGAGGAATCAAAATAATGAATGAAACTTGGATTTCACAGCAAGAACTGGGTATTTTAATGATGGTGATATTCATTCCTCTCGGTCCAATCGTCGGAACATTGGGATGGTTGTTTGTTCCAAAAGGAAAAGCCAAAAAACTTACTTTAGGTGTTCTCGCTTTTGGATGTGTCATGGGTTTCGTATTGTTGGTGTTTGGTATAATCGCATATTTCTTCGGACAACCGCGTTGGGTATGGTTGAGGTCCATTTTTTTCGGTCTAAATGACACAGTTCTATTTGCCTTTGTTTATTGGGTAATTCTCAAAAGATATAGAGAAGCCGAACTCAGAAAATCGATGTCTGAAGACCTCACATTCGGAGGGAACAAGACGCAGGACATAAATAACAGGAAAGAGAAGGAGGAATTCTGATGAACGAACCTTGGATTAGTAACACTGGAATGGTAGGTGGTATATTGGGTTCAATGATAGGTATCCTCGGTGGCGTTGTAGGAACATTGGCAGGCGGATTTGTTCCAAGGGGAAAAGCAAAGAGACTCACTTTGGGCGTTAACACCTTCGCGTTTGTTTTATCGTTCACTTCACTTGTTGTCGGTATAATCGCATATCTGTCGGGACAACCTCGTGACGTATGGTACGTATTTGGCTACATCGGACTCCTTTGCACAGTTGGATTTGGTACGGGTTTTTGGGTAATCCTCAAAAGAGCAAGAGATGCTGAACTCAGAAAATCTATGTCCGAAGACCTTATGCTTGGTGGTAACGAGAAAGACACCATGAAAAAAAAAAGAAAAGGAGGTTTCTGATGAATGAACCTTGGATTAACCCCGGAATACTGGGGAGCATATTAGGTGGAATTGGTGGTACTCTTGGTGGAGTCGTCGGGACTTTAGCAAGTTTTTTTATCCCAAAAGGAAAAGCAAAGAAACTCGTTTTAGGGGTCGACATTTTTGGCTTTGCTCTATCAGGCCTCTTACTTGTAGTTAGCATAATCGCGTATTTGTCAGGACAACCTTACAGTGTATGGTACGGATTTGGTCTCTGTGGACTGATTGGGACACCCCTCTATGGAATGCTTTTCTTTGTATTTCGCAGTGAATATAGGAAAGTCGAACTTAGAAAGGCTATGTCTGAAGATCTAACACTTGGAGGGAACAGTGACGACCAAAACGAAAACTGAAGACTTTAGGACCCGGAGGCTGTGGCACTCTTTACTCGGATGTTTCGAAAGTTCAAAAGGGCATTCGTCTCGTAGTCATTAAGCAAAAAGGCGAGGCACGGAGACCTCGCCTAACAGTGAAAAATGGGAATTCATTGGTAGGATAACTATGCTGGAAATTTCTCAATTGCCGCAAAGAAATCGGCGTTCGATGCGCTGAAGCCGTACTGCTGTTCCACCTCCCGAATGGCGATTTCTGTCGTGAACAGATTATCGTATGTATCAGGGAACTCCACACCAGTTGTAGCATCGCGGAGTAACACGATATTATAGCCATACCGCGCCATAGAGCGGATACCGTAATCCCTGCCCAATACACACCAATTCGTTGCGAAACCCGCAAAGAGCAGATGTAAAATCCGCCGTTCCTCCAGCAGTTCATGCAACTGCTGGCCCGTCGCGATAACAAAATCTTCCGGTTTCACGTCAATCGCAGGCGAAACAGAAAGTTGTGAGGCGAGTTTGTCCCAGTGGATGTCGATACTGGGGGGTTGACTCCGAGGACCGCGATAAACGGTATAGTCCCCCTCTCGACTTCGGAAATCGGAGGGGGGCCACACCGAAGGGGTAGACGGTTCAGGCGGTTTGTGCCGTTCGAGTTGCGGATAT is part of the Candidatus Poribacteria bacterium genome and encodes:
- a CDS encoding HEPN domain-containing protein, with the protein product MNPLTLEWIEKAEEDYDMAELARQASRPFHNSICFHAQQCIEKYLKAWLQESDIPVPRTHDLEELLVLIVPMLPAWSQWQPDFKRITEYAVDSRYPGDSATAEDMQHALRICDTVRQAVRASLKLSTDNIK
- a CDS encoding cysteine hydrolase, translating into MKTLNLRVRYFQDSTPADVPCRETAFIRREFDMPFPVEETALVLVDLWNVHFIESWIERAAQVTKECVVPVIDAAREAGLTIVHAPSPSVAAQYPQLERHKPPEPSTPSVWPPSDFRSREGDYTVYRGPRSQPPSIDIHWDKLASQLSVSPAIDVKPEDFVIATGQQLHELLEERRILHLLFAGFATNWCVLGRDYGIRSMARYGYNIVLLRDATTGVEFPDTYDNLFTTEIAIREVEQQYGFSASNADFFAAIEKFPA
- the thrC gene encoding threonine synthase yields the protein MNYDAWFQCSAGCDETYPLTEVIYRCKNCGGLLEVRHDMDLLKQRRATEWKTLFEQRYMRTQYPYGSGVWGKKELVCPIIDDNNIISMYEGGTNLFWAERLGNQLGVSDLWIKQCGNSHTGSFKDLGMTVLVSMVKQIMAGSGNLRAVMCASTGDTSAALAAYASAAGIPAVILLPKAKVTREQLIQPIANGALTLSLETDFDGCMEIVQKLSARKDFYLANSINSLRIEGQKTISIEIVQQFDWEVPDWVIIPGGNLGNVSALGLGFLMMLELGIIDKLPRIACAQAERANPLYRSYQTGFTEFHAITAQATQATAIQIGNPVSIHRAIRTLRRFDGIVDQATEEELADAAARADRTGLFNCPHTGVALAVLIKMVERKQIRPDDRVIVISTANGLKFPDFKGAYHDITPGEPPPRYLNTPLELEADYEKVLQQISMHLDA
- a CDS encoding DUF2089 domain-containing protein: MTDTQIPKWLSALSEEELHFVKRFVLASGSLKDLAKQYKVSYPTLRIRLDRLIDKINIVDDSDAENPFLLKIRLLVAEGTLTQAAARALIKAYEESK
- a CDS encoding carbon starvation protein A, which gives rise to MNTLIIAILSFIGFIVAYHTYGKWLARKIFGLDAQATVPSQELRDDVDYVPTKKEVIFGHHFTSIAGTGPIVGPAIAVFWGWLPALLWVVLGSVFIGAVHDFGALVVSLRNRGQSVGEVAGRMIGPRAKFLFLFVLFMGLTIVLAIFGLVIALIFSYYPESVLSVWVEIPLAVAIGVWIYRRGGNILIPSIVALGIMYIGMAVGAYLLPIDLSQWFGIPLLGKTYLNVVVIWTLVLFVYCFIASVLPVWTLLQPRDFINSHELVLALLLLVLGLAVAGFTGRADLTASAPAVASDIPPDAPPIWPFLFITIACGAVSGFHCMVSSGTSSKQVASEGDAQYVGYGAMLLEGGLAVIVILACCAGIGMGIFNRTGTGANYTFQPIVKADSATPVTNHDAWKARYAIKTETSADGTTTVVSGWASHGLKAKVSAFVDGGGNFLASLGIPLKMGIAIMAVLVASFAATTLDTATRLQRYVIYELAQTVNFKPLTNRYIATAFALVLAAAVALLQGPSGPGSGGLTLWPLFGATNQLLAGLAFMVIVFYLLRRNKPIWFALLPMIVMLIMPAWAMLHQMFNPETGWLFTGKYLLFGFGVVVEALQVWMIAEGVLAWRHARGNYPELPPLESFATD
- a CDS encoding xylose isomerase — encoded protein: MSELYQPKPEHKFTFGLWTVGNPGRDPFGDVVRPPLKPTYTVQKLSELGAYGVNLHDNDLVPFDASAVERDKIVSEFKQALADHGMKVPMATTNLFYHPIFKDGAFTANDPKVRAFAIQKTLNAIDLGVELGATVYVFWGGREGSEVDASKNGPDTVKWNREAMNYFTHYVKDQGYDLCFALEAKPNEPRGDIYLPTTGHMLHFIETLDHPEMVGVNPEFAHETMAGLSFIHGVAQAYESGKLFHIDLNDQKMSRFDQDLRFGSENIKSAFFLVKFLEDVNWDGSRHFDAHAYRTEDEQGVWDFAAGCMRSYLILKEKARRFNEDAEIQGILAEIQARDPELEALMAHYNAESVGKLRKIDFEPDTLAQKGLGYEKLDQLTFEVLMGIR